The following coding sequences are from one Leptospira stimsonii window:
- a CDS encoding alpha/beta fold hydrolase, translating to MSEIQTASLKNGEREYKYLSLGNGKKLIFFFHGFPDDAGSMKALLNIFSERDFTCIAPYMRGYSSGSGVPFSPTVSIAELAGDLKFIVESLKAKHKPENTIVVGHDWGAIAAYALANLSPSSLDTLVALSVPPLPTFLKNLLFYPSQIVRSWYILFFQLRAGIPESALLKNDLLRRLWEDWSPGWKIPEERFREVSENLKVPENLSTALGYYRGLLTPSNFSLWNSSREIVFRKIGVPTLVLSGEKDECISPNSFRGLESEFYSRVLFKIVNNAGHFLPLEAPEIVAQEIVSFLKLDLKK from the coding sequence ATGTCTGAGATCCAAACCGCGTCTCTAAAAAACGGGGAAAGAGAATACAAATACCTTAGCCTCGGAAATGGAAAAAAACTGATCTTCTTCTTCCACGGATTTCCGGACGACGCAGGTTCGATGAAAGCTCTCTTAAATATCTTCTCGGAAAGAGATTTCACCTGTATCGCACCGTATATGAGGGGATATTCTTCCGGTTCCGGCGTTCCCTTTTCCCCGACCGTCAGCATCGCCGAACTCGCAGGAGATCTGAAGTTTATCGTAGAGTCACTCAAGGCCAAACACAAACCGGAGAATACGATCGTGGTCGGACATGACTGGGGAGCGATTGCGGCTTATGCACTTGCCAATCTTTCGCCTTCTTCTTTGGATACGTTAGTCGCTCTTTCTGTTCCTCCGCTTCCTACGTTTCTAAAAAACCTTTTGTTCTATCCTTCTCAGATCGTTCGGAGTTGGTATATTCTATTTTTTCAGCTACGCGCTGGAATCCCCGAATCCGCCCTTTTAAAAAACGATCTCCTTCGAAGGCTCTGGGAGGACTGGAGCCCCGGTTGGAAGATTCCGGAAGAACGATTTAGGGAAGTTTCGGAGAATTTAAAAGTTCCGGAAAACTTATCCACGGCGCTTGGATACTACAGAGGTCTTTTGACTCCGAGCAACTTTTCTCTCTGGAATTCGAGTAGAGAAATTGTGTTTCGAAAGATCGGGGTTCCCACCCTCGTTCTTTCGGGAGAAAAAGACGAATGTATTTCTCCGAATTCATTTCGCGGATTAGAATCCGAATTCTATTCTCGCGTTCTATTTAAGATTGTAAACAATGCGGGACATTTTTTACCGCTCGAGGCTCCGGAGATCGTCGCGCAGGAAATAGTATCCTTTTTGAAATTAGATTTGAAGAAGTAA
- a CDS encoding glycerate kinase type-2 family protein, with protein sequence MFHLDLSKAPTQNFNSPESVLFYLGSKAIQASLPQEAVIRSLQKLSIRGNVILLSIGKAAYPMAAAATEILKSQIQSGLILTKYGHAGKPIPPLETMEAGHPIPDANSILGGRRILNLCSQLRPEDTVLVLLSGGGSSLAEVPFGDLTLEDLVYWNKMLLESGAPIQDVNEIRILLSSLKGGGLLSKILPAKSVTLILSDVIGDDLSKVASGPTIPSLTNKNSILRIFQQYNIPPNDTMLRLLEDKIKKEGESPINIEPSRNSIYCIGNLGLAMEMIQKECTHLTIPVLFLTSSLSCEAKEAGFFLAEIAKEYSKNRTSPLLILCGGETIVTHDGSGKGGRNQELALSFAKRIAGHSGISLLSLATDGTDGPTDAAGAFVNGNTWEKIQSVSDADLALKRHRSYEALQSADALVRTGPTGTNVNDIQFIWIDTKEKNRN encoded by the coding sequence ATGTTCCATTTGGATCTTTCCAAAGCTCCCACGCAAAATTTCAATTCTCCCGAATCCGTCCTTTTCTATCTGGGCTCCAAGGCGATCCAAGCCTCCCTTCCACAGGAAGCCGTGATTCGATCTCTTCAAAAACTTTCGATTCGTGGAAACGTGATCCTTCTTTCCATCGGAAAGGCCGCATATCCGATGGCGGCCGCCGCGACCGAAATCCTAAAAAGTCAAATTCAAAGCGGACTCATTCTCACCAAGTATGGGCACGCTGGAAAGCCGATTCCTCCTTTAGAAACGATGGAAGCGGGACATCCGATTCCGGACGCGAACAGTATTTTGGGTGGAAGGAGAATTTTGAATCTCTGTTCTCAACTGCGTCCTGAGGATACGGTGCTCGTTCTTTTATCCGGCGGAGGCTCTTCTCTCGCGGAGGTGCCGTTCGGAGATCTCACGTTGGAGGATCTCGTTTACTGGAACAAAATGCTACTGGAAAGCGGCGCTCCGATCCAAGACGTAAACGAAATTCGGATTCTTCTATCGTCTCTAAAAGGTGGCGGACTTTTATCGAAGATTCTTCCTGCGAAATCGGTGACCTTGATTCTTTCGGATGTGATCGGAGACGATCTTTCGAAAGTCGCTTCCGGACCCACAATCCCCTCGCTCACGAATAAAAATTCCATTTTAAGAATATTCCAACAATACAATATACCTCCGAACGATACAATGTTACGTCTCTTGGAGGATAAAATAAAAAAAGAAGGAGAATCTCCGATCAACATCGAACCTTCTCGAAATTCGATTTATTGTATCGGGAACCTCGGCCTTGCCATGGAAATGATCCAAAAAGAATGCACTCATCTTACGATTCCAGTTCTATTTCTGACTTCCTCTTTGTCCTGCGAGGCAAAAGAAGCCGGATTCTTTTTAGCGGAAATCGCGAAAGAATATTCAAAAAATAGAACGTCTCCCCTTTTGATTCTTTGCGGAGGAGAAACGATCGTTACCCATGACGGTTCGGGAAAAGGCGGGAGAAACCAAGAACTTGCCTTGTCGTTCGCCAAAAGAATCGCGGGGCATTCCGGAATTTCGCTTCTTTCCTTGGCAACGGACGGAACGGACGGTCCCACGGACGCGGCGGGGGCTTTTGTGAACGGAAACACCTGGGAAAAAATCCAGTCCGTCTCCGATGCGGATCTCGCTCTCAAAAGGCATCGATCTTACGAGGCGCTCCAATCGGCGGATGCTCTTGTACGGACCGGTCCAACCGGAACCAACGTGAATGATATTCAGTTTATCTGGATTGATACGAAAGAAAAGAATAGGAACTGA
- a CDS encoding GGDEF domain-containing response regulator, translating to MNSILILDDAQENCMLMQGILKRSGYKETLTSQSPDEVIDWLSLKSEDPPKKNFSLILLDILLPGITGIEILRLIREKPGLKDIPVIMITALKESNVLQEAFDTGAIDYVIKPFDAIELLARVRSALRLYEEMTRRMEREKELEKLTDQLKEVNAYLLAIARTDGLTGLFNRRYFDEVLSTEWKRCWRTGNSVALLMLDIDHFKLFNDTYGHQAGDQCLKQVSSAIRDCARRAGDVSARYGGEEFAVILPETSESNAVVVSRNILEKVEKLSIPHSASKTAPTVTVSIGMATLSPSPENSITELIERADKALYLAKEEGRNCLRFYPQGD from the coding sequence ATGAATTCGATTCTCATATTAGATGACGCCCAGGAAAATTGTATGCTTATGCAAGGAATCCTGAAGAGATCGGGCTACAAAGAAACGCTGACGAGTCAATCTCCGGACGAGGTCATCGATTGGCTTAGTTTAAAATCGGAGGATCCTCCGAAAAAAAATTTTTCCCTTATTCTTCTCGACATTCTTCTTCCTGGAATTACGGGGATCGAAATTCTTCGCCTGATCCGTGAAAAGCCGGGACTCAAAGATATACCGGTTATCATGATCACAGCCTTAAAGGAATCCAACGTCCTGCAAGAGGCCTTCGACACGGGCGCCATCGATTACGTCATCAAACCATTCGATGCCATCGAACTTTTGGCGCGGGTTCGCTCCGCCTTGCGTCTTTATGAAGAGATGACCAGAAGAATGGAACGAGAAAAGGAGTTGGAAAAACTGACCGACCAACTCAAAGAAGTGAACGCCTATCTTCTTGCCATCGCAAGAACGGACGGATTGACCGGCCTTTTCAATCGAAGATACTTCGACGAGGTTCTTTCGACGGAATGGAAACGTTGTTGGAGAACCGGGAATAGCGTTGCGCTCCTCATGCTCGATATCGATCACTTTAAACTCTTCAACGATACTTACGGACACCAAGCCGGGGACCAGTGTCTCAAGCAAGTTTCTTCGGCAATTCGAGATTGCGCCCGAAGAGCGGGAGACGTCTCGGCTCGATACGGAGGTGAAGAATTCGCGGTGATTCTTCCGGAAACGAGTGAGTCCAATGCCGTCGTCGTCAGCCGAAACATATTAGAAAAAGTTGAAAAACTTTCGATTCCTCATTCCGCCTCAAAAACGGCTCCCACCGTTACGGTCAGTATCGGAATGGCGACCTTGAGTCCGAGTCCGGAGAATTCGATCACGGAATTGATCGAACGCGCAGATAAAGCCCTCTACTTGGCGAAGGAAGAAGGAAGAAACTGTCTTCGTTTTTATCCGCAAGGGGACTAA
- a CDS encoding four-helix bundle copper-binding protein, translating into MLTRKELLTQSAAVLAFASAGTLFAKDSTGHNGHKHPDSSKKTEKESAKKGNRKALEAASKCILNAEICLAHCEENLSTGDTMLADCLKTVKDTLALCKAFVSLGASNSVYAKDIAALCIKACEACEKECRVHESHHDICKNCADSCKECIAELKKVA; encoded by the coding sequence ATGTTAACTAGAAAAGAACTTCTCACCCAATCTGCGGCCGTCCTCGCCTTTGCGAGCGCTGGAACTTTATTTGCGAAAGATTCAACCGGTCATAACGGTCACAAACATCCGGATTCTTCCAAAAAGACGGAAAAAGAATCCGCCAAAAAAGGAAATCGAAAGGCATTGGAAGCGGCATCCAAATGTATCCTCAACGCGGAGATATGTCTGGCTCATTGCGAAGAAAATCTTTCCACCGGAGATACTATGCTCGCGGATTGTTTGAAAACCGTAAAAGACACATTAGCTCTTTGTAAAGCGTTTGTGAGTCTTGGCGCTTCCAACTCCGTTTACGCGAAAGACATAGCCGCTCTTTGTATCAAAGCCTGCGAGGCTTGTGAAAAAGAATGCAGAGTTCACGAATCACATCACGATATCTGCAAGAATTGTGCGGACAGCTGTAAAGAATGTATCGCCGAACTGAAAAAAGTCGCGTAA
- a CDS encoding LIC13259 family plasminogen/vitronectin/complement-binding protein, producing the protein MGKKILILLSLTLFVTGLLEAKSILPVRPMILKELDQIHQSLLNQKEANVERLIASLQQESSRDKSLVPALQAAEKFKKAVSEKDKLDAYGELSESLKEYIQKDESTGVHVFYCPMVKKKWIASGEKVQNPYDPSMKGCGKKI; encoded by the coding sequence ATGGGAAAAAAAATTCTAATCCTTTTGAGCCTAACCCTCTTTGTAACCGGTCTTCTGGAAGCGAAGTCGATCCTTCCCGTTCGACCGATGATTCTCAAAGAACTCGATCAAATCCATCAGTCTCTTCTGAATCAAAAGGAGGCTAACGTGGAGCGACTGATCGCGAGTCTTCAACAGGAATCTTCCAGGGACAAAAGCCTTGTACCGGCGCTTCAGGCGGCTGAAAAATTCAAAAAGGCCGTATCGGAAAAGGACAAACTCGACGCATATGGGGAACTTTCCGAATCCTTGAAAGAGTATATTCAAAAAGATGAATCTACCGGGGTTCACGTTTTTTATTGCCCGATGGTAAAAAAGAAATGGATCGCCTCCGGCGAAAAGGTTCAAAATCCTTACGACCCTTCGATGAAGGGTTGTGGAAAAAAGATCTAA
- a CDS encoding histidine kinase dimerization/phosphoacceptor domain -containing protein has translation MFKDSFSVLLIEDSNADFRLIQEYLCESESPSFQVSRSINFSTGLDLISEERPDLVLLDLSLPDCAGLEALSEIKNRFPQIPVIICSGAEDKEITVNALQIGAQDYVYKGKFDSYSLSRSLIFAYERNRLALELEKKNVFEQENEERYRLFFQYNPHPAFLFEDDSFQIVEVNQAVLEKYGYKENELIGKRIFEIIDENDSERLRNEIGLYQFGVNKGGSFYHRKKDGSALITESTIYKFRFRNQILDLAVITDVTETVRNRESILASLAEKDTLIQEIHHRVKNNMQIMVSLLNLQADNAMSRELTSKELYGLLKDTESRVFSMSLVHNELYKSRDLSHVDFGSYLTMLLQNLWNLYGVDPKVRHMIAAQGLILNMDTAIPLGLIACELVTNAIKHAFVDGSEGEVNIRAEEEDGKITVTIRDNGKGIPKGFSFLDHETLGLQLVKILTKQISGELLVEDAKPGTKFQIQFPIQN, from the coding sequence ATGTTTAAAGATTCATTTTCCGTTCTTTTGATAGAAGATTCAAATGCGGATTTCCGCTTGATTCAAGAATATCTCTGTGAATCCGAAAGTCCCTCCTTTCAAGTCAGTAGAAGTATCAATTTTTCAACCGGACTGGATCTCATTTCGGAGGAGCGTCCGGATCTCGTTCTCTTAGATCTTTCCCTTCCGGATTGCGCCGGTTTGGAAGCCCTTTCCGAAATTAAAAATAGATTCCCTCAGATTCCAGTGATCATTTGTAGCGGCGCGGAAGATAAGGAAATCACCGTGAACGCGCTTCAGATCGGAGCGCAGGATTACGTCTACAAAGGAAAATTCGATTCTTACTCCCTGAGTCGCTCTTTGATCTTTGCCTATGAACGAAATCGTCTGGCTTTAGAGCTGGAAAAGAAAAACGTATTCGAACAGGAAAACGAAGAGCGGTATCGACTCTTTTTTCAATACAACCCGCATCCCGCTTTTCTTTTCGAAGACGATTCCTTTCAAATCGTGGAAGTGAATCAGGCGGTTTTGGAAAAATACGGCTATAAAGAGAACGAGCTGATCGGAAAAAGGATCTTCGAAATCATCGACGAAAACGATTCCGAACGTTTGCGAAATGAGATCGGTCTTTATCAGTTCGGAGTCAACAAAGGTGGTTCCTTTTATCACAGGAAGAAAGACGGAAGCGCGTTGATCACCGAATCAACGATCTATAAATTTCGATTTCGGAATCAGATCTTGGATCTTGCAGTGATCACGGACGTGACAGAGACGGTTCGAAATAGAGAATCGATTCTTGCGTCTCTCGCGGAAAAAGACACTCTCATCCAGGAAATTCATCACAGGGTGAAGAACAATATGCAGATTATGGTTTCGCTTCTCAATTTGCAGGCGGATAACGCGATGTCCCGCGAACTCACTTCGAAAGAACTTTACGGTTTGCTAAAAGATACGGAAAGTCGGGTTTTTTCCATGTCCTTGGTTCACAACGAACTCTATAAATCAAGAGATCTATCTCATGTGGACTTCGGAAGTTATTTGACGATGCTCTTGCAAAATTTATGGAATCTCTACGGAGTAGATCCCAAAGTCCGTCACATGATCGCCGCCCAAGGTTTGATTCTGAATATGGACACCGCGATTCCCCTAGGATTGATCGCCTGCGAATTGGTTACGAATGCCATCAAACACGCGTTTGTCGACGGTTCCGAAGGAGAAGTCAATATTCGAGCGGAAGAAGAGGACGGAAAAATTACGGTTACGATTCGCGACAACGGTAAAGGAATTCCGAAAGGATTTTCGTTTCTGGACCACGAAACCTTGGGTCTTCAACTCGTAAAAATTCTTACGAAACAAATTTCAGGGGAATTGCTGGTAGAGGACGCAAAACCGGGAACCAAATTTCAAATTCAGTTCCCGATACAGAATTAA
- a CDS encoding sensor histidine kinase — translation MNTIILTEGNAFLTESVFSILSQLRTPIAILEESFHVMFCNDSFATLCGESERELCKGKSIDQILKIRNQSQIEEFRNLNIENSIEFQGRTQTDFGKETEFKAVLNRVRIDSLEYFLLEILEYSQEGFFRNKEKELSAVVSKIYHDLQEPIRNLTSFLKLLSKRSSEELSQDGKEFLQISLAGADRLWNRINSLLSFVRIEKEGKRFRKISLRETLEAGLLDLEKDLEASDLTLEWIGEFPEIQGSAPLLQELFFNLFQNSIHFRKPNKPGRILISYQEFPNVHRIRIQDDGIGVELNGEPYRIELFHRYPNAQSVKGMGCGLFFSKKIAEIHGGSLEVESSPSGFSVTIDLPIEPDSESL, via the coding sequence GTGAATACAATCATTCTAACCGAGGGAAATGCATTCTTGACTGAATCCGTATTCTCAATTTTATCCCAACTCCGAACTCCCATAGCAATCCTGGAAGAAAGTTTTCACGTTATGTTTTGCAATGATTCTTTCGCAACTCTCTGCGGAGAATCCGAAAGGGAGCTCTGTAAGGGAAAATCCATAGATCAAATCCTAAAGATTCGAAATCAGTCACAGATAGAAGAATTCAGAAACTTGAATATAGAAAATTCAATCGAATTCCAAGGTCGGACTCAAACGGACTTCGGAAAAGAAACCGAATTCAAAGCGGTTTTGAACCGAGTCAGAATCGATTCTTTGGAATATTTTCTTTTGGAAATATTAGAATATTCTCAAGAAGGGTTTTTTAGAAACAAAGAGAAAGAACTTAGCGCCGTCGTATCCAAAATCTACCACGATCTCCAAGAACCCATCCGAAATCTGACTTCGTTTCTGAAACTTCTTTCAAAACGTTCTTCCGAAGAATTGAGTCAGGATGGAAAGGAATTTTTACAGATCAGTCTTGCCGGAGCGGACCGTCTCTGGAACCGGATCAATTCTCTTCTTTCCTTTGTACGAATCGAAAAGGAAGGAAAACGTTTTCGAAAAATTTCTCTCAGAGAAACATTGGAAGCAGGTCTTCTCGATTTAGAAAAAGATCTCGAGGCTTCCGATCTTACGTTGGAGTGGATCGGAGAATTTCCGGAGATCCAGGGAAGCGCACCACTTCTCCAAGAATTATTTTTCAATCTCTTTCAAAACTCGATTCATTTTCGAAAACCGAACAAACCGGGAAGAATTCTTATTTCCTATCAAGAATTTCCGAACGTTCATCGAATCCGAATTCAAGACGACGGTATCGGTGTGGAATTGAACGGAGAGCCTTATCGGATCGAATTGTTTCATCGATATCCAAACGCTCAATCTGTGAAAGGAATGGGTTGCGGTTTGTTCTTTAGTAAAAAAATTGCGGAGATTCACGGTGGAAGTTTAGAAGTCGAATCCTCACCTTCCGGTTTTTCGGTTACGATCGATCTTCCGATAGAGCCGGATTCAGAGTCTTTATAA
- a CDS encoding peptidylprolyl isomerase, with protein sequence MATAVFKTNFGNFSVFLDEERAPITAGNFIKLAKEGFYNGLTFHRVIKNFMIQGGCPTGTGTGGPGYKIQDEFHKDLKNEKYTLSMANAGPNTGGSQFFINVRDNFYLDNRHAVFGKVTEGTNIVEAISETETGFQDKPTKTVVIETITFSE encoded by the coding sequence ATGGCAACTGCGGTATTTAAGACAAATTTTGGAAATTTTTCCGTCTTTCTCGATGAGGAACGTGCTCCGATCACTGCGGGGAATTTTATCAAACTCGCGAAGGAAGGATTTTACAATGGTCTTACATTTCACCGAGTTATCAAAAATTTTATGATTCAGGGCGGTTGTCCGACCGGAACTGGAACGGGTGGACCCGGATACAAGATTCAGGATGAATTTCATAAAGATTTGAAGAACGAAAAATATACGCTTTCGATGGCCAATGCCGGCCCGAATACCGGGGGTTCCCAGTTTTTCATCAACGTTCGAGACAACTTTTATTTGGACAATCGACACGCGGTGTTCGGAAAGGTAACGGAAGGAACGAATATCGTAGAAGCGATTTCCGAAACGGAAACCGGTTTTCAGGACAAACCGACTAAAACTGTCGTCATTGAAACCATTACCTTCAGCGAATAA